AATAACTTCCTGTTATCTTACAATTTTTTGGTCTGTAAAATCATGTCATATAAAGGTTGTGGTTTTAAAGCTGTATAAAAACGTAAAATTTGTTCTAACAGAACAATTTTGTCCTAACAGGACAATATTGTTCTAAGAAGACCTAAAAATTTAACACCCACAACATAAACGTTTAAATAGTTTAAATTACATACCAAAAGGTTTAGTTTAAAATTTGTTCATTCCAGATGAAATTTTTTCATGAGATGTAGGGTTCAATTTCCTTTAATAAAATAAGAACTTATTTGGAGTGAAAAATTCAGGTAGAAAACAACCCATTAACTTTAAAGCTTCAAAGAGAAACCTTTATATACTCTGAAGTTCAAACCATGATACTACAGCGGGGTGGGGTAGTCTGGTGATCCCGCGGGGCTCATAACCCCGAGAGCCCTAGTTCAAATCTAGGCCCCGCTATTTACTTAATTTTTATATTTTAAATCATAAAACCATAAAAAAGTACTTTTTAAAAGTTTTATCAAAAAAACTTTGAAAACCCAGCGAAACTATTGAAATCAAAGATTGTATGCTAAGTTGCAGTTGGGGCAAGCCGAAGAGCAGCTACCGGTTTATTGCATAAGCAATTTAAACTGAGGAAACTCCACCCATCATACAGAACTGCGGTGTCGTGAGGCACATGTTGAGAAACATAACTCTGGAGCAGAGACGAAACCCCTTTTGATAGATGAAAATGAAGCATAGCTGAAGATATCAAAAGGAAGGGTGAAACGGCCATTTCGCAGGATGCAAGGGTAAATACTGCTGATGAATACTGTATGAGGCAGAGGTAGCCCGCATAGATGAATGCTGCTTGAACAGAAGGTGGGTTACTCCTGGCATGCCCCACTACTTAAAATTCAAAGCTAAAAAATCAAGAAGCTGTGTTTCATGTCAAAGACAGGGTTCTGATACTCTTCCAAATCCATAGCATTTTGTGACAACCTACAGTTTATTTAATATACAGGTTAAACAAAATATTTTTCAAGGAATAAGTTAATTAAGGAAATGAATCATGTCTGATTTATCTGCACTTCTTACAAGCATATTGCCGTTAGCTTTGGGGGCTGCTGTAAGTCCAACTGTTTTAATAGGCATTATTTTGATTTTATCCATTACTAAACGGCCTAAATTGAATGGAGTTGCATTTTATATTGGTTCCATAATTTTACTGCTTATTGTAGTTGCTTTGGGAGTATTTGTAAGCAAAGGAGCAGTAATTGCATCTGGTACAATGCCATCTACCACATCAGCATATTTTGACATTGTTTTGGCTGTATTGTTGATTCTACTTGGAATTCGAAGAACCAGAAAAGAGGATAAAGGCCCTGATAAAGATAAATTTAAGGAAGATGCATCGCCATCTGCTGTAAAAGGGTTCATAAAGTCAATGGGATTTGGATTTGGACTATTTGTTATAAACTTTACGACCACTATACTTGTATTTGCAGCAGGTAAAGACATTGGACTTTCTCCAGCCCCTTTATTTGATAAATTAATTGTTATAATTGCCCTCACAATAATTACCCTACTTGTAGTTGAAATCCCTCTTTTAATCTATATTTTAATGCCTAAAACAGCTAATAAAGCTCTTGCACCGGTTAATATCTGGATGCAGAAAAATGGTAAATATTTGATGGCTGCAATCTTTTTTGTATTTGGAATTTACCTTCTGGTAAAGGGTGCAGGCGTTTTATTTTTTGGCAGCGCCTATTGAACAGTAATAAAATCCAGTTAAACCATATTCACTTCCAACAGGGCATTCACCACATAAACAACCTTTTCTTTTAAGTTCGCATCTGGTTTTACCCCCTGCACAGAATAAACGTTCATCTCTATTTCGCATACATTCGTTACGGGTTGGACAGACAGGACAGAGACATTTCTCAAAATTTTCTTGGATATAAGGAACAATTATTTCTCCTTCTGCTTTAATTATAGAACTAACTCTGTATATGCTTCCACTGGCTTTTCGTGATGGACCATCCTTTTCGCCGTGTAAGTCTGTAAAATACAGACCTCCAGGTCCAAAAGCTAATCCACAGGGACTTGCAGCATTTTCACCAGTATAAATTACAAATTCATCGTATGATTTAACTGCAGAAGCATCGTCGTTTAGTTTTATTTTCACAATTTTTTTCCCTTTTATTGAAGGCCCTTTAACATATGATCCTCCGAAATAGGCTACAAATAATTCATCTTCATATTTGAAGGGGAATTCTCTGTTCTGCATAAAATCAAGTGCGGTTATTCCCTGGCTTAAATTGGACCAGAATACTGAATTTTGCCGCATAGTCTGGGGCCAGCCATAATTTTTTCCTGCTTCTACTTTAGCAATTCTGTCGTCATAAGCAGGTCCATTATCGGTTATATACAGTGACTTATCGCTTTTACGCCATCTTGCACCAAAAGGATTTCTAAAGCCTTTGGCAAAAACAGGACTATCTGGATGGGGATTATCTTCAGGAATACTACCATCTAAATTCAATCTTAAAACTTTTCCTCTCAAATCGTTATCATACTGGGCAACTTCTGGCTTTACCATTCCTTCGCCAAGATTAACGTACAGTTTACCATCAGGTCCAATTGTAACTGCCTGAATTTGATGGGCAGCCTTAGTAGAAGGTATGCCATCGAGTATAGTTTCCATGGAGTCAATTTTCAAACCATTTTTGCTTTTAGTTTTTATAAGTTTATTTTTTGGTTCTCCTTCATCCTCATAAATCATTGATACAAACAAATCGCCGGTTTCAGGCTCAACGCAGATACCAGTTACTCCTGATTCGCCTGTTCCTGGAATTTGGTGGTCTGGTTTGAAATTTAGCAGGTTTTCTGCATAAGTATGAACTTCGTGGTCATTGGTTATAGTCTTAATTTGGCCGTATAATTCTGTAACATATAGAAGAGGGGCACCGGGATCATCACCGGGTTTTGGAACAAATGCAAGGTTTACTGGTAAGTCCAGTCCTGTGACCATCAGTTCTATTTTAAATCCAGGGAATACCCACCATTTTTTTTCAATGTCATTAGCCATAAAAATCACTGTTATATATGTTTATTAGTAATAATTAATATGATTTTAGTAATAGGATGTTTAAATCTTAAATGAGTTTTCATGTTTAAAACTTGGGATGCTTTAAGTTGAAATATTGTTGTGAGGCATTTAAAGCGCCTTTACTAATAATACAACCAGATATCATTTTACTGGGAGTATCTTTTATGGATTCAATATGTGTAAAAAAATAACTATATAATAATTTATATTGAATAATTAATAAATATAAGGTCAGGGTTTAAGAAAATTTTGGAGGTAAAAATATGGTTGAAATTGGTTTTAAACTTGCAAGTGAATTATTCAAACCTCAAGAGCTTATAAATTATGCCAAACATGCTGAAGAAGCAGGATTTGATTTTGCGGGTATTTCTGACCATTATCATCCGTGGACGAGCAGACAGGGTAACAGCCCTTTTGTATGGAGTATGCTTGGAGGCATATCACAGGTAACAGAAAATTTAAACCTTATAACTGGTGTTACATGTCCTACAATCAGGCAGCATCCAGCTCTGGTAGCTCAGGCTGCAGCTACTGTAGCTTCAATGATGCCAGGCAGATTTACTTTAGGAGTAGGTTCTGGTGAGAATCTAAACGAACATATTTACGGGGATCGCTGGCCACCAGCCCCTATAAGGATTGACATGCTTGCAGAGGCAGTTGATGTAATCAGAACACTCTGGCAGGGAGGAATGCAGGATTACGATGGATTATATTATCATGTTGAAAATGCACAGATTTACACTCTCCCTGAAGAGCTTCCACAGATATTTATGGCTGCAGATGGTCCAATAGCAGCTACGACTGCAGGAAACTGTGGAGATGGTCTGATTGTAGTGGATGGAAAGAGTGAGTTGCTGGATATCTTTAAAAAAACAGGAGGAGAAGGAAAACCTACATATTCTGAAATTTCAGTGAGTTTTGCAGAAACAGATGAAAAAGCAGTGGATATGGTTTATGAATACTGGCCTTTAATGGCTATTAAGGGAAAATTAAGCTGGGAAATCGCCACAACAACACATTTTGAAGGACTTGCTGAAAATGTGAAAAAGGAGGATATACCAGAAA
This genomic interval from Methanobacterium sp. contains the following:
- a CDS encoding GAP family protein, whose amino-acid sequence is MSDLSALLTSILPLALGAAVSPTVLIGIILILSITKRPKLNGVAFYIGSIILLLIVVALGVFVSKGAVIASGTMPSTTSAYFDIVLAVLLILLGIRRTRKEDKGPDKDKFKEDASPSAVKGFIKSMGFGFGLFVINFTTTILVFAAGKDIGLSPAPLFDKLIVIIALTIITLLVVEIPLLIYILMPKTANKALAPVNIWMQKNGKYLMAAIFFVFGIYLLVKGAGVLFFGSAY
- a CDS encoding PQQ-dependent sugar dehydrogenase produces the protein MANDIEKKWWVFPGFKIELMVTGLDLPVNLAFVPKPGDDPGAPLLYVTELYGQIKTITNDHEVHTYAENLLNFKPDHQIPGTGESGVTGICVEPETGDLFVSMIYEDEGEPKNKLIKTKSKNGLKIDSMETILDGIPSTKAAHQIQAVTIGPDGKLYVNLGEGMVKPEVAQYDNDLRGKVLRLNLDGSIPEDNPHPDSPVFAKGFRNPFGARWRKSDKSLYITDNGPAYDDRIAKVEAGKNYGWPQTMRQNSVFWSNLSQGITALDFMQNREFPFKYEDELFVAYFGGSYVKGPSIKGKKIVKIKLNDDASAVKSYDEFVIYTGENAASPCGLAFGPGGLYFTDLHGEKDGPSRKASGSIYRVSSIIKAEGEIIVPYIQENFEKCLCPVCPTRNECMRNRDERLFCAGGKTRCELKRKGCLCGECPVGSEYGLTGFYYCSIGAAKK
- a CDS encoding TIGR03557 family F420-dependent LLM class oxidoreductase, coding for MVEIGFKLASELFKPQELINYAKHAEEAGFDFAGISDHYHPWTSRQGNSPFVWSMLGGISQVTENLNLITGVTCPTIRQHPALVAQAAATVASMMPGRFTLGVGSGENLNEHIYGDRWPPAPIRIDMLAEAVDVIRTLWQGGMQDYDGLYYHVENAQIYTLPEELPQIFMAADGPIAATTAGNCGDGLIVVDGKSELLDIFKKTGGEGKPTYSEISVSFAETDEKAVDMVYEYWPLMAIKGKLSWEIATTTHFEGLAENVKKEDIPERILCSFDPQAHIDKIKENIDAGFDLICIQQVGNNQDEFIEFYREEVLPEFKQI